Proteins co-encoded in one Sphaeramia orbicularis unplaced genomic scaffold, fSphaOr1.1, whole genome shotgun sequence genomic window:
- the LOC115416315 gene encoding LOW QUALITY PROTEIN: protein PAT1 homolog 1-like (The sequence of the model RefSeq protein was modified relative to this genomic sequence to represent the inferred CDS: deleted 1 base in 1 codon), whose product MFRFQSLDDDCTLEDEDEGLIEEEDEIDQFNDDTFGAGAIDDDWQEEHKRLAELDERDGLGLGGVGMGGDPHLGRAGDPSSPRLSSASTPHPLPSSLPSVSFSSSTGLPPPDVEDRPGPGGADLAESLARLILEADPAIAGVGAAERPGLPPSSSGPGLAPLQGLDRSRVLPQSSSIPHQHPPHPQHQLPPGPSTAGLPPAPPPSMLSYQQQHLLRRGTSPLGQMNSHSIWDNSMGFGPVSVSPGLVTHMEDSPLMSIIKEVGLPKRPPQCRNEEGRDLSERVPPPRSSSPVIGSPPVRAVPIGTPPKQPMSHGLNHQIHHPTAVHVRAPVQHRYPPPFPERLSPNTLLNIANSPLCRGPFPPGVGPVLSQIQRAQLLNSQVAGFPRAGPAPPLLPGGGGFRPFFGGPPPPHGHRMGPPPPHAPPNHAPPVRHNTTHLHPQHRRMLTQRMQSRGGDRGRTVGDRRSRDPYSNLMTQKEKEWVTKIQMMQLQSTDPYLDDYYYQNYYEKMEKRQERESDSSKKEHTTKLITPQVAKVEHTYRPVQFAGSLGKLTVSSVNNPRKMIDAVVTTRTDDEEKREKQVWNKRRQILYTVEKMYSLLLEVQDFEKRFVHTPEEDREALLEQHKTNTDQLCSSLREKEWDDRVSDEQCVMIMSVRKGKRLISRLLPLLPSTQAAAVVMAIARNLPALAKKDKQDQVLCWLVEPVSAVIQSLSSSALTDLLQELQGNEGQLVPVLHSKFGVTLLYLILSEGERMQSSEPNCQLMEDNRWTELVFSVTRELLSVPPSSLSPPLFTPPNLLSLFSRYVDRQRLDLLQDKLQISNLSR is encoded by the exons TCCCTGGACGATGACTGTACCCTGGAGGATGAAGACGAGGGACTgatagaagaagaagatgaaattGATCAGTTCAATGATGATACGTTTGGAGCTGGTGCCATTG ATGATGACTGGCAGGAGGAACACAAACGCCTGGCGGAACTGGATGAGCGGGACGGGCTGGGGTTAGGAGGAGTGGGGATGGGAGGAGACCCCCATCTGGGAAGAGCAGGGGACCCATCCTCTCCCCGTTTGTCTTCAGCCTCTACTCCTCACCCCCTTCCATCGTCCCTCCCTTCAGTCAGCTTCTCATCCTCCACTGGTCTACCCCCCCCAG atgtggaGGATCGGCCAGGCCCAGGGGGGGCGGACCTGGCTGAGTCTCTGGCCAGGCTCATCTTGGAGGCAGATCCGGCCATCGCTGGAGTGGGAGCAGCTGAGCGGCCTGGCCTTCCCCCTTCCTCATCAGGACCTGGGCTGGCTCCTCTGCAGGGGCTGGATAGATCCAGAGTCCTGCCCCAGTCCTCCTCCATCCCACACCAGCACCCCCCTCACCCACAACATCAGCTGCCTCCTGGTCCTTCCACAGCAG GCCTGCCTCCTGCCCCCCCTCCATCCATGCTCAGTTACCAGCAGCAGCACTTGCTGCGCAGAGGGACGTCCCCCCTGGGTCAG ATGAACTCTCACAGTATCTGGGACAACAGTATGGGCTTTGGACCGGTGAGTGTGAGCCCTGGACTGGTCACACACATggag GATAGTCCACTTATGTCCATCATCAAGGAGGTGGGTCTTCCTAAAAGGCCTCCTCAGTGTAGGAATGAAGAAGGACGGGATTTGTCAGAAAGGGTCCCGCCCCCGCGGTCTTCATCTCCTGTGATTGGCTCCCCTCCGGTCAGGGCGGTGCCTATTGGGACCCCACCCAAACAACCCATGAGCCATGGCTTGAATCACCAG atCCACCACCCCACCGCCGTTCATGTGAGAGCCCCGGTCCAGCACAGATACCCTCCTCCTTTCCCTGAGCGTCTGTCACCCAACACCCTCCTCAATATAGCT AACTCTCCGCTGTGTCGAGGTCCGTTCCCTCCTGGAGTTGGTCCAGTTCTGTCTCAGATCCAGAGGGCTCAGCTGCTTAATTCTCAG GTGGCAGGTTTTCCTCGTGCTGGTCCAGCCCCTCCTTTGTTACCTGGTGGTGGGGGCTTCAGGCCTTTCTTTGGTGGCCCCCCTCCTCCACACGGTCACCGAATGGGCCCCCCGCCTCCTCACGCCCCTCCAAACCACGCCCCTCCGGTTCGACACAACACCACCCACCTCCACCCCCAGCACCGCCGCATGCTGACTCAGCGGATGCAGAGCCGAGGAGG GGACCGTGGTAGGACTGTGGGGGATCGGCGCAGCAGAGACCCCTACAGTAACCTGATGACCCAGAAGGAGAAGGAGTGGGTGACCAAGATCCAGATGATGCAGCTGCAGAGCACTGACCCCTACCTGGACGACTACTACTACCAG AACTACTATGAAAAGATGGAGAAACGTCAGGAAAGAGAGAGTGACAGCAGCAAGAAGGAGCACACCACCAAACTGATAACTCCACAAGTGGCCAAGGTCGAACACACCTACAGGCCAG TTCAGTTTGCAGGCTCTCTAGGTAAGCTGACTGTCTCTAGTGTCAACAACCCCCGCAAGATGATCGATGCCGTGGTGACAACTCGCACAGATGAcgag GAGAAAAGAGAGAAGCAGGTTTGGAATAAGAGGCGACAGATCCTCTACACTGTGGAGAAG ATGTACAGTTTGCTATTGGAGGTTCAAGACTTTGAAAAACGTTTTGTGCACACACCAGAGGAAGACAGGGAGGCTTTGCTGGAGCAGCACAAAACCAACACTGATCAGCTGTGCAGCTCTCTGAGGGAGAAGGAGTGGGACGACAG AGTGAGTGATGAACAGTGTGTGATGATCATGTCAGTGAGGAAGGGCAAACGGCTCATCTCCAGGCTCCTCCCACTGCTGCCGTCAACCCAGGCTGCCGCTGTTGTCATGGCAATTGCCCGCAACCTTCCAGCCTTGGCCAAGAAGGACAAGCAGGACCAG GTGCTGTGCTGGTTGGTGGAGCCAGTTTCTGCAGTCATCCAATCATTGTCAAGCTCCGCCCTCACAGACTTACTCCAGGAGCTTCAGGGGAACGAGGGCCAACTGGTACCAGTCCTGCACAGTAAG TTTGGTGTGACGCTCTTGTATCTGATCCTGAGTGAAGGCGAGCGGATGCAGAGCTCGGAGCCCAACTGTCAGCTGATGGAGGACAACCGATG GACCGAGCTGGTGTTTTCAGTGACAAGGGAGCTGCTCAGCGTC CCCCCCTCGTCCCTGTCCCCCCCCCTCTTCACTCCTCCCAACCTGCTGTCTCTGTTCTCACGCTACGTGGACCGGCAGAGGTTGGACCTGTTACAGGACAAGCTACA GATCTCCAACTTGTCCAGGTAG